One region of Flavobacterium sp. KACC 22763 genomic DNA includes:
- the gldC gene encoding gliding motility protein GldC, whose amino-acid sequence MANINSEIKFNIELDENRVPEKLTWSAQDGGVQAEEAKAIMLSIWDSKAKETMRIDLWTKDMPVDEMKIFFHQTLVAMSDTFKRATDDEKMSDTMKDFCDYFAEKLELTK is encoded by the coding sequence ATGGCAAATATAAACTCAGAGATTAAATTCAATATAGAATTGGACGAAAACCGTGTTCCAGAAAAACTAACATGGAGTGCGCAAGACGGTGGAGTTCAAGCCGAAGAGGCAAAAGCAATTATGCTGTCTATTTGGGACAGTAAAGCAAAAGAAACGATGCGTATTGATTTGTGGACAAAAGATATGCCGGTAGACGAAATGAAAATTTTCTTCCACCAAACTTTAGTGGCAATGTCTGATACTTTTAAACGTGCAACAGATGACGAGAAAATGTCTGACACGATGAAAGATTTCTGTGATTACTTTGCAGAAAAACTTGAACTTACGAAATAG
- the yihA gene encoding ribosome biogenesis GTP-binding protein YihA/YsxC, with amino-acid sequence MKINTAEFIVSNSDASKCPKDFLPEYAFIGRSNVGKSSLINMLTNNKNLAKTSGKPGKTQLINHFKINNNWFLVDLPGYGYAKVSKKTKSIFQQFITDYFENREQLVCAFVLIDIRHEAQNIDIEFMSYMGESEIPFCIIFTKADKIGKTKIDSHIAAYKKQMFANNWAEMPQYFVTSSTESIGKEELLSYIDQVNQEVFKNNSEF; translated from the coding sequence ATGAAAATTAACACCGCCGAATTTATTGTCAGCAATTCTGACGCTTCAAAATGTCCGAAAGACTTTTTGCCAGAATATGCTTTTATAGGAAGATCAAACGTAGGTAAGTCATCTTTGATAAATATGCTTACCAACAACAAAAACTTAGCTAAAACATCTGGAAAACCAGGGAAAACGCAATTAATCAATCATTTCAAAATCAACAATAATTGGTTTTTGGTCGATTTACCAGGTTACGGATATGCTAAAGTTTCAAAGAAAACAAAATCAATTTTCCAACAGTTTATTACCGATTATTTCGAAAACAGAGAGCAATTGGTTTGTGCTTTTGTTTTAATTGATATTCGTCACGAAGCACAAAACATCGACATTGAATTTATGTCTTATATGGGCGAAAGCGAAATTCCGTTTTGCATTATTTTTACTAAAGCAGATAAAATTGGCAAAACCAAAATAGATTCGCATATTGCCGCTTACAAAAAACAGATGTTTGCCAATAACTGGGCCGAAATGCCACAGTATTTTGTAACCTCATCTACAGAATCAATAGGAAAAGAAGAGCTTTTGTCTTATATAGATCAAGTGAATCAAGAAGTTTTTAAAAACAACTCAGAATTTTAA
- a CDS encoding alpha/beta fold hydrolase, giving the protein MDKHYKKEGKYSYFEAGEGTPIVILHGLMGGLSNFDGVAQYFPTKGYKVVIPDLPIYTQSILKTNVKSFAKYVKDFITFKGFDKVILLGNSLGGHIALYHTKLYPEKVAGLVITGSSGLYESAMGDSYPRRGDYEYIKTKAEAVFYDPKIATPDLIDEVYATANDRIKLIKTLTIAKSAIRHNMAKDLPKMDVETCIIWGRNDSVTPPNVAEEFDKLLPNSTLYWIDKCGHAAMMEHPQEFNEILEKWLTEKNF; this is encoded by the coding sequence ATGGACAAACACTATAAAAAAGAAGGCAAATACAGCTATTTCGAAGCTGGAGAAGGAACTCCGATCGTTATCCTGCATGGTTTAATGGGAGGCCTAAGTAACTTTGATGGTGTAGCACAATATTTCCCAACAAAAGGATATAAAGTTGTTATCCCAGATTTGCCAATATACACCCAAAGCATTTTAAAAACGAACGTAAAAAGTTTTGCGAAATACGTAAAAGACTTTATCACTTTTAAAGGTTTTGACAAAGTAATTCTTCTAGGAAATTCATTAGGAGGACACATCGCTTTGTATCACACAAAACTTTACCCAGAAAAAGTTGCCGGACTTGTAATTACTGGAAGTTCTGGACTTTACGAAAGCGCAATGGGAGACAGTTACCCACGAAGAGGCGATTACGAATACATCAAAACAAAGGCTGAAGCTGTATTTTATGACCCAAAAATTGCAACCCCTGATTTGATTGATGAAGTTTACGCTACTGCTAATGACAGAATCAAATTAATCAAAACTTTAACCATTGCAAAAAGTGCGATCCGCCATAATATGGCCAAAGATTTGCCAAAAATGGACGTTGAAACTTGTATTATTTGGGGAAGAAATGACTCTGTAACACCTCCAAATGTTGCGGAAGAATTTGATAAATTACTACCAAATTCAACTTTATACTGGATTGACAAATGCGGACACGCAGCAATGATGGAACACCCTCAGGAATTCAATGAAATTCTTGAAAAATGGCTTACTGAAAAGAATTTTTAG
- a CDS encoding division/cell wall cluster transcriptional repressor MraZ, whose amino-acid sequence MNTIVGTYECKVDAKGRLMMPAPLKKQLTASLQDGFVLKRSVFQPCLELYPMVEWDAMMKKINKLNRFVKKNNDFIRRFTAGVKVVEVDALGRLLVPKDLVTFASISKDVVFSSAVNIVEIWDKDLYEKSISGEDMDFADLAEEVMGNINDDEDGIS is encoded by the coding sequence TTGAACACAATTGTTGGAACATATGAGTGTAAAGTCGATGCTAAAGGAAGGCTAATGATGCCTGCGCCTTTGAAAAAGCAGTTGACGGCTTCTCTTCAAGACGGATTTGTTTTGAAGCGTTCTGTTTTTCAGCCGTGTTTAGAATTGTATCCTATGGTAGAATGGGATGCGATGATGAAAAAAATCAACAAGCTTAATCGCTTTGTAAAAAAGAACAACGATTTCATTAGAAGGTTTACTGCTGGTGTTAAAGTGGTTGAGGTTGATGCATTAGGGAGATTGCTTGTTCCAAAGGATTTGGTAACGTTTGCAAGTATTTCTAAAGATGTGGTTTTTTCATCTGCGGTTAATATTGTTGAGATTTGGGACAAGGATTTATACGAGAAATCAATAAGCGGCGAAGATATGGATTTTGCAGATCTAGCCGAAGAAGTAATGGGAAATATTAATGACGACGAAGATGGAATATCATAA